Proteins encoded in a region of the Flavobacterium sp. MDT1-60 genome:
- a CDS encoding outer membrane beta-barrel protein: protein MNVYLPLKLFIILLLFCFSLFGNAQNKTPKDSISNNLNEVVITQNKKSFSNQNGNIKLDVSNSIYNAIPNTLDLLAKMPTVQISADRESISVIGKGNPLIYIDNQKVGMNDLNALAVADIKTIEIIQNPSSKYEAEGRVVILITRKFSKKDSFRTKISEVASFKKNYNNYLGFNSNFKKNKLELKANFNYNRLNPWEGHSIDYQIPTAEIASKYDVTADTKRKQYVFGSGLFYKINEDDYFSININGKLQSDAFPINTITDNKNKDTENKVLTFSDNDSKKNFVNSFLNYQKKIKPIDAQIFTGLQYSNFDQRLFTEVNNNYNDTQFELAQIRDQKFQINYFSGRIDIEKKLKNEMKFEIGGLYSSANSKSDVAIFYTENNQNQLSNYDFKEENLSGYTQLSGKIKKSRFLAWF, encoded by the coding sequence ATGAATGTTTATTTGCCGCTAAAACTTTTTATAATCCTATTGTTGTTTTGTTTTTCTCTTTTTGGAAATGCCCAAAATAAAACACCAAAAGATAGTATTTCGAATAACCTAAACGAAGTTGTTATTACTCAAAATAAAAAATCATTTTCGAATCAAAATGGGAATATAAAATTGGATGTTTCTAATTCAATTTACAATGCGATCCCGAATACTTTAGATCTATTAGCCAAAATGCCAACGGTTCAAATTAGTGCTGATCGGGAAAGTATTTCGGTTATCGGAAAAGGAAACCCGCTAATTTATATTGACAATCAAAAGGTCGGTATGAACGATTTAAATGCTTTGGCTGTCGCCGATATCAAAACGATCGAAATTATTCAGAATCCGTCTTCTAAGTATGAAGCAGAGGGTCGCGTTGTGATTTTGATTACAAGAAAGTTTAGTAAAAAAGACAGTTTTAGAACGAAGATTTCTGAGGTAGCTTCGTTTAAAAAAAACTATAACAATTATCTCGGATTCAACTCTAATTTCAAAAAAAATAAACTGGAGTTGAAAGCTAATTTTAACTACAATCGATTAAATCCTTGGGAAGGTCATAGTATCGATTATCAAATTCCAACAGCAGAAATTGCTTCTAAGTATGATGTGACGGCCGATACAAAAAGAAAACAATATGTTTTTGGCAGTGGGTTATTTTACAAAATAAATGAAGATGATTATTTTTCGATTAATATTAATGGTAAGTTACAATCTGATGCTTTTCCGATCAATACGATAACGGATAATAAGAATAAAGATACAGAAAATAAAGTTTTGACTTTTAGCGATAATGATAGTAAAAAGAATTTTGTAAACTCATTTTTAAATTATCAGAAAAAAATAAAACCGATTGATGCGCAGATCTTTACAGGCTTACAATATTCTAATTTCGATCAGAGATTGTTTACGGAAGTAAATAATAATTATAACGATACACAATTTGAATTGGCTCAAATCAGGGATCAGAAATTTCAAATAAATTATTTTTCAGGAAGAATTGATATTGAGAAAAAGCTCAAAAATGAAATGAAATTTGAAATAGGCGGACTGTATTCATCCGCAAATTCTAAATCTGATGTTGCTATTTTTTATACGGAAAACAATCAGAATCAATTAAGCAACTATGACTTTAAAGAGGAAAATTTATCAGGATATACTCAATTGTCCGGTAAAATTAAAAAAAGCCGGTTTCTCGCTTGGTTTTAG
- a CDS encoding TonB-dependent receptor domain-containing protein has product MTLKRKIYQDILNCPVKLKKAGFSLGFRVENSSIIGKFRDDALPLLDKKYTNFFPKAQFTFPIDSLKSISVNYAKSIRRPNYSSLSQGATYINPYFLYARNINLGPTIINEISTTFQYHDKSVKLGYTYAKDPVHNSFSFDDQKNIMTFQDINFDKSSGFTADFTLPFTHKFWTASNSLVFILEKIEDKSAAFLASKPYCYYSSNNEFKLPKEYSFVLNFWGLTKQYTGVFVTNPRFIVDMAVSKTFIKKWNCTLSCNNVFKNNIETEKFTINTVNSKARYVVDNHEISLTIKYSFGKVKETEFKEKNNDENQDRVR; this is encoded by the coding sequence ATGACTTTAAAGAGGAAAATTTATCAGGATATACTCAATTGTCCGGTAAAATTAAAAAAAGCCGGTTTCTCGCTTGGTTTTAGGGTTGAAAACTCAAGTATAATTGGAAAATTTAGAGATGATGCTTTACCATTATTGGATAAAAAGTACACAAATTTTTTTCCGAAAGCACAGTTTACATTTCCAATCGACAGTCTTAAAAGTATTTCTGTTAACTACGCTAAAAGTATTAGAAGGCCCAATTATTCATCTCTAAGTCAGGGAGCCACTTACATTAATCCTTATTTTTTATATGCAAGGAATATTAATTTGGGTCCAACAATTATTAACGAAATTTCGACCACTTTTCAATATCATGATAAATCGGTTAAATTGGGTTATACTTACGCCAAAGATCCTGTCCACAACAGTTTTTCGTTTGACGATCAAAAAAATATAATGACTTTTCAAGATATAAATTTTGATAAAAGTTCTGGATTTACAGCCGATTTTACATTGCCGTTCACGCATAAATTTTGGACAGCCTCTAATTCTTTGGTTTTTATTTTAGAAAAAATTGAAGATAAATCTGCGGCATTCCTGGCGTCAAAACCATATTGCTATTATAGCTCAAATAACGAATTTAAACTTCCAAAAGAGTATTCTTTTGTTTTGAATTTTTGGGGATTAACAAAGCAATATACTGGTGTTTTTGTGACAAACCCCAGATTTATAGTCGATATGGCGGTTTCAAAAACGTTTATTAAAAAATGGAATTGCACCTTAAGCTGTAATAACGTTTTTAAAAATAATATTGAAACAGAAAAATTTACTATTAATACTGTCAATTCTAAGGCAAGATATGTCGTCGATAATCATGAGATTTCTTTAACAATAAAATATTCTTTTGGAAAGGTAAAAGAGACAGAGTTTAAAGAGAAAAATAACGACGAAAATCAAGACAGAGTTAGATAA
- a CDS encoding RsmD family RNA methyltransferase yields the protein MRIISGKYKGRRIFPPKNLPVRPTTDMSKEALFNVLNNHFSFDSLKVLDLFSGTGNISFEFASRGSAPITSVDGDFGCVKFIKQVSSEYDFNIAATKSDVFKFLENCKTSYDIIFADPPYGLDQAAFEKIVLTVFERDLLHEDGMMIIEHSKYTKMEHLSNFSFQKNYGGSFFSFFELNSTDDDEELPDDSSVKVTEEDEG from the coding sequence ATGAGAATCATTTCTGGAAAATACAAAGGACGCCGCATTTTTCCGCCAAAAAACCTTCCTGTAAGACCTACAACTGACATGAGTAAAGAAGCATTATTTAATGTTTTGAACAATCATTTTAGTTTTGACAGCTTAAAAGTTTTAGACTTATTTTCAGGAACTGGCAATATTAGTTTTGAATTCGCTTCACGCGGAAGTGCACCAATAACCTCTGTTGACGGTGATTTTGGTTGTGTAAAATTCATCAAACAAGTTTCATCAGAATATGATTTTAATATCGCTGCAACCAAAAGTGATGTTTTTAAATTTCTGGAAAACTGCAAAACCTCGTACGACATTATTTTTGCCGATCCGCCTTACGGATTAGATCAGGCTGCTTTTGAAAAAATAGTGCTGACTGTTTTTGAAAGAGATTTATTGCATGAAGATGGCATGATGATTATCGAACATTCAAAATATACCAAAATGGAGCATTTAAGCAATTTTTCTTTTCAGAAAAATTATGGAGGTTCTTTTTTCAGTTTCTTCGAATTGAATTCTACGGATGATGATGAAGAATTACCGGACGATTCATCTGTAAAAGTTACCGAAGAAGACGAAGGATAG
- a CDS encoding DUF3822 family protein gives MAFQNTNITSKNYKKLSIQVSLTGFSFCCFDTLNNTITSFNEIHFDPTQKANKIEESFSDAFKKYPELKDTYDEIMVIHNNNLSTFVPTALFDENYLGSYLQYNTKVFETDFFTFDTISNYEMNAVYIPYVNINNFLIDNVGSFDYKHVNSILVEKILDASRNNDDKKMIVNFNPEHFEIIVVQNQKLLLFNSFEYQTPEDFIYYILFTAEQSNLNPEVFPLELLGTIEKNDPFYAIAYKYIRNVSFLDVSTLQEKNNFSVAQNQKHYILFQS, from the coding sequence ATGGCATTTCAAAATACTAATATTACATCAAAAAATTATAAAAAGCTTTCTATTCAGGTTTCCCTGACCGGATTTTCTTTTTGTTGTTTTGACACCTTAAATAATACCATTACTTCGTTTAATGAAATTCATTTTGATCCGACTCAAAAGGCAAATAAAATTGAAGAATCATTTAGTGATGCTTTTAAAAAATATCCGGAACTAAAAGATACTTATGACGAAATTATGGTAATTCATAATAACAATCTTTCGACTTTTGTTCCAACTGCGCTTTTTGATGAAAATTATTTGGGCAGCTATTTACAATACAATACAAAGGTATTTGAAACTGATTTTTTTACTTTCGACACCATTTCAAATTATGAAATGAATGCAGTTTACATTCCGTATGTAAACATCAATAATTTCCTGATTGACAATGTTGGATCTTTTGATTACAAACATGTTAATAGCATTTTAGTCGAAAAAATTCTTGACGCTTCAAGAAATAATGACGACAAAAAAATGATCGTTAATTTTAATCCGGAGCATTTTGAAATTATCGTAGTTCAAAATCAAAAACTATTGTTATTCAATTCTTTTGAATATCAGACGCCTGAAGATTTCATCTATTATATCCTTTTTACGGCCGAACAATCGAATTTAAATCCAGAGGTTTTTCCACTCGAATTGTTAGGTACTATAGAAAAAAATGACCCTTTTTATGCCATCGCGTATAAATACATTCGTAATGTTTCCTTCTTAGATGTAAGCACATTACAAGAAAAAAACAATTTTTCTGTCGCACAAAATCAAAAACATTATATCTTATTTCAATCATGA